In the Acidobacteriota bacterium genome, GGCCAGCACTTCCAGGCCGTGAAGGCCGCCGAGCAAGCCCTTCAGGTGAACGCCGACAACAAGCGCGCCACCCAGGTCATGGCGGCTTCCCTCTTCGCCCTGCGCCGTCTGCAAGAGGCTATCCCCCACATCGAAAAGGCTCGCGGCTGGTTTCCCGACGACCCCAGCCTGCTCGACATGGCTTCGGTGGCCTACGTGCACACTCGGCAACCCGAGCCGGCCCGCTCAGCCATCGCCGAGAAGTTCGGCCTGGCTGCCGATTCGGCGCCCGCTTATCTGATCACGGGCCGCATTTTCAGGGAAGGCGAGATCTGGGCCGACGCCATCGCCGTCCTGCAGCAGGCGCTGCGACTCGAACCCGATCTCCCCATGGCTCACCTCTACCTGGGCG is a window encoding:
- a CDS encoding tetratricopeptide repeat protein, encoding MFGRLLTIFLCVGGLWAQSVQEADQLLRQGQLEAALEMLETLPQEEAVLTLRADALYRQGQHFQAVKAAEQALQVNADNKRATQVMAASLFALRRLQEAIPHIEKARGWFPDDPSLLDMASVAYVHTRQPEPARSAIAEKFGLAADSAPAYLITGRIFREGEIWADAIAVLQQALRLEPDLPMAHLYLGEALMGLNRQQEALPHFEREIEINPAMWMGYYRKAEAL